One segment of Streptomyces sp. XD-27 DNA contains the following:
- a CDS encoding ABC transporter substrate-binding protein yields the protein MPERGRAVDGPFLWGDGAQEFVAAFKRAVVPEDPRVKGRDVLPPVVLLVERDGDETDGLEGDDGGERAERVVRGLEWCLRGRGAKLVPYARVGAGDIRAAAGAGRPLALAVGAGLTNDVPRRTGRLRLPDFWLMRDVVELELGGPAAPLTGEQLRDHCYGKRRLRGRVLRTLWALGGPGDDGGAGGRGGPGGSGGPGGSGGSGGDGGGQVQASARVTLALQMVVRPLTQLLPRWWWGRRRTRRLLWSKKRGWYADWRDIGHGRRSVEFFDDAAQWLESVAPLGPEAAAAEFERLLLRALLVDLKAAARPGRLSPWRRRRRTRYAVLLDVPSGSAAGAGERFLAEYGPAVEETGCAAAVVVAVTPAGPADSAPAGARCSGPADAASRLDHAAGMPDGTPEPLLVPLPASAFASASASALGPASSAPSDARRLRPVAPPTFRIGPVTELVLEGVVCAGLLAGLLLPMELGGGGGSAACLGGATGGSASAARPPLAPSPKEQYGTLMRMIDEENARVARRRHGAFRTVVHVGASVAGNREEERFDGAIPELRGIVLAQHELNNEALSDPQKVWLRVEHRDAGERFKDAVDVAEDVVRQAERDPKIIGVAGFAESRTVTQRAVQVLGDAGIPMVGTTATADQMQVSRYYRPMAPSNSRETRIEGEFAHRARIMEDASGDCAPAEAAVVVQDPTDVYSKGLGDGFAETFGRDRWHKLWYSPDAPDGSGSGSGIGPDSDRVSRKETIRDVAEAVCERVTQQPRTVVFWAARAREFTAFLNDFGDNTSCEGRKLTVLGGNELTNAALSGEYQDRLWPRSWLRLYHSAHVLPVGHPRSSDTAKEFTDAYARAFGRNDLWRDDGHAALAFDAMQLIAAAADKAYAGTDGRDVSRSNVQSSLYNGIRKEGASGYLDFGQGGRTVSRDKPLVIVHHTGRGSEPVLYCGAFAQNTGRITTWGPGGKYACPTDSS from the coding sequence ATGCCGGAGAGAGGGCGGGCGGTGGATGGGCCGTTCCTTTGGGGGGACGGGGCGCAGGAGTTCGTGGCGGCGTTCAAGCGGGCCGTGGTGCCGGAGGATCCGCGGGTCAAGGGGCGGGATGTGCTGCCGCCCGTCGTGTTGCTCGTCGAGAGGGATGGCGACGAGACGGATGGTCTTGAGGGAGATGACGGGGGCGAGCGGGCCGAGCGGGTCGTGCGGGGCCTCGAGTGGTGCCTGCGCGGGCGCGGGGCGAAGCTGGTGCCGTACGCGCGGGTCGGGGCCGGCGACATACGGGCGGCGGCGGGCGCGGGGCGGCCACTGGCCCTAGCCGTCGGGGCGGGGCTGACGAACGACGTACCGCGGCGCACCGGACGGCTGCGGCTGCCGGACTTCTGGCTGATGCGCGACGTCGTGGAGCTGGAGCTCGGCGGCCCGGCGGCGCCGCTCACCGGGGAGCAGCTCCGTGATCACTGCTACGGCAAGCGCCGGCTACGGGGTCGGGTGCTGCGGACCCTTTGGGCGCTCGGCGGGCCGGGCGACGACGGTGGGGCGGGCGGCCGCGGCGGACCTGGCGGATCAGGTGGACCGGGCGGATCAGGTGGATCGGGCGGCGACGGTGGCGGGCAGGTGCAGGCGTCCGCGCGGGTCACGCTCGCGCTCCAGATGGTCGTACGGCCGCTGACGCAGCTCCTGCCGCGCTGGTGGTGGGGGCGCCGGCGGACCCGGCGGCTTTTGTGGTCCAAGAAGCGCGGCTGGTACGCCGACTGGCGGGACATCGGGCACGGGCGCCGCTCCGTGGAGTTCTTCGACGACGCCGCGCAGTGGTTGGAGTCCGTCGCCCCGCTGGGGCCGGAGGCCGCGGCCGCGGAGTTCGAACGGCTGCTGCTGCGGGCCCTGCTCGTGGATCTCAAGGCCGCGGCCCGTCCCGGACGGCTCTCCCCCTGGCGGCGTCGGCGCCGCACCCGCTACGCCGTCCTCCTTGACGTGCCGAGCGGATCGGCCGCCGGCGCTGGAGAGCGGTTTCTCGCGGAGTACGGGCCGGCCGTCGAGGAGACCGGATGCGCCGCCGCCGTGGTCGTGGCCGTAACGCCCGCGGGACCCGCGGACAGCGCGCCCGCCGGAGCGCGCTGCTCCGGGCCGGCCGACGCGGCGTCCCGGCTCGACCACGCGGCCGGGATGCCCGACGGCACCCCGGAGCCGCTGCTGGTCCCGCTGCCCGCGTCCGCGTTCGCGTCCGCGTCGGCGTCCGCACTCGGGCCCGCGTCCTCGGCCCCGTCCGACGCGCGGCGGCTCCGGCCGGTCGCGCCGCCGACGTTCCGGATCGGCCCGGTCACCGAGCTGGTGCTGGAGGGCGTCGTCTGCGCCGGGCTCCTGGCCGGGCTGCTGCTCCCGATGGAGCTCGGAGGCGGTGGCGGCAGTGCCGCGTGCCTGGGCGGCGCGACCGGCGGTTCGGCCTCGGCCGCCCGACCGCCCTTGGCCCCGTCGCCCAAGGAGCAGTACGGCACGCTCATGCGGATGATCGACGAGGAGAACGCGAGGGTGGCGCGGCGGCGCCACGGGGCGTTCCGGACGGTCGTGCACGTGGGGGCGTCGGTGGCCGGGAACCGGGAGGAGGAGCGGTTCGACGGCGCGATCCCGGAGCTGCGCGGCATCGTGCTGGCGCAGCACGAGCTGAACAACGAGGCGCTGAGCGACCCGCAGAAGGTGTGGCTGCGCGTCGAACATCGCGACGCGGGCGAGCGCTTCAAGGACGCCGTCGACGTCGCCGAGGACGTCGTGCGGCAGGCCGAGCGGGATCCGAAGATCATCGGGGTGGCGGGCTTCGCCGAGAGCCGTACGGTGACCCAGCGGGCCGTCCAGGTGCTGGGCGACGCGGGCATCCCCATGGTCGGCACCACGGCGACCGCCGACCAGATGCAGGTCAGCCGCTACTACCGCCCGATGGCGCCGAGCAACAGCCGCGAGACCCGGATCGAGGGCGAGTTCGCGCACCGGGCGCGGATCATGGAGGACGCGTCGGGCGACTGCGCGCCGGCCGAGGCGGCGGTGGTGGTCCAGGACCCGACGGACGTCTACAGCAAGGGACTCGGCGACGGGTTCGCCGAGACCTTCGGCCGGGACCGATGGCACAAGCTGTGGTACTCGCCCGACGCCCCGGACGGCAGCGGCAGCGGCAGCGGAATCGGCCCCGACTCCGATCGCGTCTCGCGCAAGGAGACCATCCGGGACGTCGCCGAAGCGGTGTGCGAGCGGGTCACACAGCAACCCCGTACGGTCGTCTTCTGGGCGGCCCGCGCCCGCGAGTTCACCGCCTTCCTCAACGACTTCGGGGACAACACCTCCTGCGAGGGCCGGAAGCTGACCGTGCTCGGCGGCAACGAGCTCACCAACGCCGCCCTCTCCGGGGAGTACCAGGACCGCCTGTGGCCGCGTTCGTGGCTGCGGCTCTACCACTCGGCCCACGTGCTGCCCGTCGGGCACCCGCGCAGCAGCGACACCGCCAAGGAGTTCACCGACGCCTACGCCCGCGCGTTCGGCAGGAACGACCTGTGGCGCGACGACGGGCACGCGGCCCTGGCCTTCGACGCGATGCAGCTGATCGCGGCCGCCGCCGACAAGGCGTACGCGGGCACCGACGGCCGGGACGTGAGCCGCTCGAACGTCCAGTCCAGCCTCTACAACGGCATCCGCAAGGAAGGCGCCAGCGGCTACCTCGACTTCGGGCAGGGCGGGCGCACCGTCTCCCGCGACAAGCCGCTGGTCATCGTGCACCACACCGGGCGCGGCTCGGAGCCGGTGCTCTACTGCGGGGCGTTCGCGCAGAACACCGGCCGGATCACGACGTGGGGGCCGGGCGGGAAGTACGCCTGCCCCACGGACAGCAGCTGA
- a CDS encoding HAD family phosphatase, translating to MIKPIELVIFDCDGVLVDSERIAVRVQVALGAELGWPLTEGQVIDRFIGRSSASIGEQVAAQLGPEAAAIWSERFEQLHREAVDAELSPVDGLPEALDAITLPTCVASSGSHEKMRHTLGRTGLYERFAGRIYSATEVARGKPAPDLFLHAAKRMGVDPAACVVVEDSRPGIQAARAAGMRAFGYAGGLTPAERLEGTDTVVFHDMRKLPTLLTEQ from the coding sequence GTGATCAAGCCGATCGAACTCGTGATATTCGACTGCGACGGAGTGCTGGTCGACAGTGAACGCATCGCTGTGCGCGTCCAGGTCGCCTTGGGCGCGGAACTGGGCTGGCCGCTGACCGAGGGCCAGGTCATCGACCGGTTCATCGGACGCTCCAGCGCGTCCATCGGCGAGCAAGTCGCCGCCCAGCTGGGCCCTGAGGCGGCCGCGATCTGGTCGGAGCGGTTCGAACAGCTCCACCGCGAGGCCGTGGACGCCGAGTTGTCCCCCGTCGACGGCCTGCCCGAGGCACTCGACGCGATCACCCTGCCGACCTGCGTCGCCTCCAGCGGCTCCCATGAGAAGATGCGCCACACCCTGGGCCGCACCGGCCTGTACGAACGCTTCGCAGGCCGCATCTACAGCGCCACCGAGGTCGCCCGCGGCAAGCCCGCCCCGGACCTGTTCCTGCACGCCGCGAAGCGCATGGGTGTCGATCCCGCGGCCTGTGTGGTGGTCGAGGACAGCCGACCCGGCATCCAGGCCGCCCGCGCCGCAGGCATGCGGGCCTTCGGCTACGCCGGCGGACTGACCCCCGCGGAGCGGCTCGAAGGCACCGACACCGTCGTCTTCCACGACATGCGCAAACTGCCGACCCTCCTCACCGAACAGTGA
- a CDS encoding VOC family protein — protein MPHDQQYAHESELPTTAVQLNHTAVYARDRHLSAEFIAAILGLEVGAPFGPFVPVDLGNGVTLDYYEMRDEPIQSQHYAFLVPDAQFDAMIGRLEAVGVTYYADPSHTEPGRINRLFGGRGAYFDDPDGHNMEIMTRPYVRP, from the coding sequence ATGCCACACGACCAGCAGTACGCGCACGAATCCGAGCTGCCGACGACCGCCGTCCAGCTCAACCACACCGCCGTCTACGCCCGCGACCGGCACCTGTCGGCCGAGTTCATCGCCGCGATCCTGGGGTTGGAGGTCGGCGCTCCGTTCGGGCCGTTCGTGCCCGTCGACCTCGGCAACGGCGTGACGCTCGACTACTACGAGATGAGGGACGAGCCGATCCAGTCGCAGCACTACGCGTTCCTTGTGCCCGACGCGCAGTTCGACGCGATGATCGGCCGTCTGGAGGCAGTCGGGGTCACCTATTACGCCGACCCCAGCCACACCGAACCCGGCCGGATCAACCGTCTGTTCGGTGGCCGCGGGGCGTACTTCGACGACCCGGACGGCCACAACATGGAGATCATGACCCGGCCCTACGTCCGCCCCTGA
- a CDS encoding DUF397 domain-containing protein, whose amino-acid sequence MCPPEHESAAWRKSSYSGQGGNCLEVADNFRDVVPVRDSKDPHGPALVFSAGSWSSFVAAVKRGEFPA is encoded by the coding sequence ATGTGCCCCCCGGAACATGAGAGCGCGGCTTGGCGGAAGAGCAGCTACAGCGGGCAGGGGGGCAACTGCCTGGAAGTTGCCGACAACTTCCGTGACGTCGTCCCCGTCCGCGACAGTAAGGACCCGCACGGCCCGGCACTGGTCTTCTCGGCCGGCAGCTGGTCGTCGTTCGTCGCAGCCGTCAAGCGTGGGGAGTTCCCTGCTTGA
- a CDS encoding CoA-acylating methylmalonate-semialdehyde dehydrogenase translates to MKTVNHWIGGKAVEGASGTFGPVYDPATGAQDTRVALASVEEVDAAVAAAKEAHRTWGRTSLARRTAILYRYRELLHARRDDIAALITAEHGKVHSDALGEVARGLEIVELACGIPHKLKGELSTEVSTGVDVASIRQPLGVVAGITPFNFPAMVPLWMFPVALACGNTFVLKPSEKDPSASFLLAELAAEAGVPDGVLNVVNGDKVAVDRLLEHPDVAAVSFVGSTPIAKYIQSKAVEHGKRVQALGGAKNHMLVLPDADLDVAADNAINAAYGSAGERCMAVSVVVAVGDIGDDLVKKIADRAARLRIGPGTDPSSEMGPLITREHRDKVAGYVHGAAAQGAEVVVDGTGYTVAGHENGFFIGVSLLDKVPVTADAYRDEIFGPVLCVVRAETYDEAIELINSSQWGNGTAIFTRDGGAARRFQMEVEAGMVGVNVPIPVPVGYHSFGGWKDSLFGDHHIYGNDGVHFYTRGKVVTTRWPDPSESGINLGFPSNH, encoded by the coding sequence ATGAAGACCGTCAACCACTGGATCGGCGGCAAGGCCGTCGAGGGCGCGTCCGGCACCTTCGGCCCGGTCTACGACCCGGCGACCGGCGCCCAGGACACCCGCGTGGCGCTCGCCTCCGTCGAGGAGGTCGACGCCGCCGTCGCCGCCGCCAAGGAGGCGCACCGCACCTGGGGCAGGACCTCCCTGGCCAGGCGCACCGCGATCCTGTACCGGTACCGCGAACTGCTGCACGCCCGCCGCGACGACATCGCCGCGCTGATCACCGCCGAGCACGGCAAGGTGCACTCCGACGCGCTCGGCGAGGTCGCCCGCGGTCTGGAGATCGTGGAGCTGGCCTGCGGCATCCCGCACAAGCTGAAGGGCGAGCTGTCCACGGAGGTCTCCACCGGCGTCGACGTCGCCTCGATCCGCCAGCCGCTGGGCGTCGTCGCGGGCATCACCCCGTTCAACTTCCCGGCCATGGTGCCGCTGTGGATGTTCCCCGTCGCGCTCGCCTGCGGCAACACCTTCGTACTCAAGCCGAGCGAGAAGGACCCGTCCGCGTCCTTCCTGCTCGCCGAGCTGGCCGCCGAGGCGGGCGTCCCGGACGGCGTCCTCAACGTCGTCAACGGCGACAAGGTGGCCGTGGACCGCCTCCTGGAGCACCCGGACGTGGCGGCCGTCAGCTTCGTCGGCTCGACCCCCATCGCGAAGTACATCCAGTCCAAGGCGGTCGAGCACGGCAAGCGCGTACAGGCCCTGGGCGGCGCCAAGAACCACATGCTGGTGCTCCCCGACGCCGACCTGGACGTGGCCGCGGACAACGCCATCAACGCCGCCTACGGATCGGCGGGCGAGCGCTGCATGGCCGTCTCCGTCGTCGTCGCCGTCGGCGACATCGGCGACGACCTGGTGAAGAAGATCGCCGACCGCGCCGCCCGGCTGCGCATCGGCCCCGGCACCGACCCGTCCTCCGAGATGGGCCCGCTCATCACCCGCGAGCACCGCGACAAGGTCGCGGGTTACGTGCACGGCGCGGCGGCCCAGGGCGCCGAGGTCGTCGTGGACGGCACCGGCTACACGGTGGCGGGCCACGAGAACGGCTTCTTCATCGGTGTCTCCCTGCTCGACAAGGTCCCGGTGACCGCCGACGCCTACCGCGACGAGATCTTCGGCCCGGTCCTGTGCGTCGTCCGCGCCGAGACGTACGACGAGGCCATCGAGCTGATCAACAGCTCCCAGTGGGGCAACGGCACCGCCATCTTCACCCGCGACGGCGGCGCGGCCCGCCGCTTCCAGATGGAGGTCGAAGCGGGCATGGTCGGCGTCAACGTCCCCATCCCGGTCCCCGTCGGCTACCACTCCTTCGGCGGCTGGAAGGACTCCCTCTTCGGCGACCACCACATCTACGGCAACGACGGCGTGCACTTCTACACCCGCGGCAAGGTCGTCACCACCCGCTGGCCGGACCCGAGCGAGAGCGGCATCAACCTGGGCTTCCCCAGCAACCACTGA